The Eremothecium gossypii ATCC 10895 chromosome IV, complete sequence genome contains a region encoding:
- the KRE5 gene encoding Kre5p (Syntenic homolog of Saccharomyces cerevisiae YOR336W (KRE5)), which translates to MLHLRRQLAVTWLCLATVAAYDAARLWQSVVRAGINDVGQWYGALTGAEDEISVQELWAELGEDESTLLELLYETSVGVVEEVEHGAATNWFELNGKRYTGSDESFYLQSGELDAQQAVADATVLRVGEGVVGTAPEAPIVVLYGQAGSEEFEAFNWNLYREAQQGRIRLVWRPTCAGAGCGQPRVGAVYAHEYSVKGDWWSSTVRGEVAVPAEFAAKKYRLGGVKDENLSLLDLKVAALIAEQHGRTEDFAETLEYARQLINNFPLLAEHLVDREVDTNSTEVQLEEVTATGVTYDAIGLYINGQPWKLSSLDMRTFLLAIMNERKKMQHLVTTLQSKYGQLGVEDARSLLSKFCQVSVLNAQDMQPARYDFHRVPGFSESVIYFNDIEKDPQYSNMSTKLESIFEKSDYGVIPSYRKNWNELVFVVDFDSLDNEDTREILSGMVRAFSVADEGYPQRIGLLPLYRGDSNPIVENIYRHKESGIAEVKNYLRLLVLGERPGSEGAADIPPVKKILQDFSIFNNSLLINGQIHPFKKNTWHYLIASTVKHDVEILKSMAGRFPSTNVRELLHSKSLITRDSRYIVDYFDDATYTVEQISALDDLEKRVTVYQKGEAKKLYHTITLVDDFESKPALERLKNLLQIKFNGVRIRLLHIGETFSLYEELQRSLNEEENPLDTIGALLRKARDAPRFYTAIAERLQAWVPDLTREQTVGTAFAVINGRYVQFGPENSVSKSLWESFLQREASRTLDLLGIVDTHVPGMGDAKEDSDFVEQLTSILSQLFYSGSNIFHSGIEHTSESTLPRLNILEILPDELTGALIANGNRAAPVELAVILDPLEERSQTFLHLVDQVKSLSFLDIRLLLLPTKKLTIFPIHRIYSDDALSLSPTEAFTVGRELPHFLFPEPSNPEVASIIIEGYAFDEKLPVSKTTVESRMDVCLELLNAEGEVVDSTSTMSVFGYFQFLSPTLGYGFSIRSCSPEYEVTSFSTNAKADYVPSAEISIVDVTPQRVFVKLRGTDEKATGRDTNEQEGINIYVNIYDRSDETSFKEKLFAILAGTPQHTSVTFWLAYGAPISPDLQAVLRTAESLPGRHVACKPIRYAWPSWLRPQRFVDRRLDAARLLFLDVMLSHTMRGRLIMLSLTEERTPDVLELSELQTSAYLTMRPHRGHGYWEEGYWQNYLGKHNLRFFNPSRTFVVDLGRYRSLSAGDHLRVHYQRLSADATSLLDIDQDLVNSVQLLLKIRPLRINKFLPPATGEWIAAWPSNSVNDWTGNPPDTESASEEALDHDEL; encoded by the coding sequence ATGTTGCATCTCAGGAGGCAATTGGCGGTTACATGGCTTTGCTTGGCCACGGTAGCAGCGTATGATGCTGCACGGCTGTGGCAGAGTGTTGTGCGAGCCGGGATCAACGATGTGGGACAATGGTACGGGGCACTGACCGGCGCAGAAGACGAAATAAGCGTGCAGGAGCTGTGGGCCGAGTTGGGAGAGGACGAGAGCACGCTTCTGGAACTGCTGTACGAGACGTCGGTGGGCGTGGTCGAGGAAGTAGAGCACGGCGCAGCGACGAACTGGTTTGAACTGAACGGCAAGCGGTACACGGGGTCAGACGAGTCTTTCTATCTGCAGTCCGGGGAGCTGGacgcgcagcaggcggtgGCGGACGCGACAGTGCTGCGGGTGGGCGAGGGCGTCGTTGGGACGGCGCCCGAGGCACCGATCGTGGTTCTGTACGGGCAGGCGGGGAGCGAGGAGTTTGAGGCGTTCAACTGGAACCTGTACCGTGAGGCCCAGCAGGGTCGGATTCGGCTTGTGTGGCGTCCGACATGTGCGGGTGCGGGCTGCGGCCAGCCCCGCGTGGGTGCGGTTTACGCGCACGAGTACAGTGTGAAAGGCGACTGGTGGAGCAGCACAGTGCGCGGCGAGGTTGCGGTGCCCGCGGAGTTTGCTGCCAAGAAATATAGGCTTGGTGGCGTGAAGGATGAAAACCTCTCGCTACTGGACCTGAAAGTTGCGGCCTTGATTGCGGAGCAGCATGGCCGCACAGAGGACTTTGCGGAGACGCTCGAGTATGCGAGACAGCTCATCAACAACTTCCCGCTGCTTGCTGAGCACCTGGTAGACCGCGAGGTAGATACCAACTCGACGGAGGTGCAGTTGGAAGAGGTGACCGCGACCGGGGTGACGTACGATGCAATTGGGTTGTACATCAATGGCCAGCCGTGGAAACTGTCGTCGCTCGACATGCGCACGTTCCTGCTGGCTATCATGAACGAACGGAAGAAGATGCAGCATCTTGTTACCACCTTGCAGAGCAAGTACGGTCAGTTAGGCGTAGAAGATGCCAGGTCGTTGCTTTCGAAGTTCTGCCAAGTCAGTGTTTTGAATGCTCAGGACATGCAGCCCGCTCGCTACGATTTCCATCGTGTTCCTGGATTCAGCGAAAGCGTAATCTACTTCAACGATATAGAGAAAGATCCGCAGTACAGCAATATGAGTACCAAGCTGGAGAGCATCTTTGAAAAGTCAGACTACGGCGTGATTCCTTCGTACCGCAAGAACTGGAATGAGCTCGTATTCGTTGTGGACTTCGACTCGCTTGATAATGAAGATACCAGGGAAATATTGAGTGGCATGGTGCGTGCGTTCAGTGTAGCTGACGAGGGCTATCCGCAGCGGATTGGCTTACTTCCACTTTACCGGGGGGATTCGAACCCCATCGTTGAGAATATCTACCGGCATAAGGAGTCCGGCATCGCAGAGGTGAAGAACTACCTTAGGTTGCTAGTCCTCGGAGAGCGGCCCGGAAGTGAAGGAGCTGCCGATATCCCACCTGTCAAGAAAATATTGCAAGACTTCTCCATCTTCAATAACTCTCTGCTAATCAATGGTCAGATCCATCCGTTCAAGAAGAACACCTGGCATTATCTAATTGCATCTACTGTGAAGCACGATGTGGAAATACTGAAGAGTATGGCAGGACGGTTTCCTTCAACTAATGTGAGAGAATTGTTACATAGCAAATCTCTAATCACCCGTGATTCTCGTTACATTGTGGACTACTTTGACGATGCTACGTACACAGTTGAGCAGATAAGTGCTCTGGATGACCTGGAGAAGAGAGTCACAGTTTATCAGAAAGGTGAGGCCAAAAAGCTTTATCACACTATCACGTTAGTAGATGATTTTGAATCGAAACCGGCCCTGGAAAGATTAAAAAATTTACTTCAAATAAAATTCAATGGGGTACGCATAAGGTTGCTTCATATCGGCGAGACTTTTAGCTTGTATGAGGAACTTCAGAGATCACTGAATGAAGAAGAAAACCCATTGGACACTATTGGTGCGCTACTCCGCAAAGCTAGAGATGCTCCAAGGTTCTATACAGCTATCGCTGAACGTCTGCAAGCATGGGTCCCTGATCTCACCCGGGAGCAAACTGTAGGAACTGCCTTTGCGGTTATCAACGGCCGCTATGTTCAATTTGGCCCGGAAAATTCTGTCAGCAAGAGCTTGTGGGAGTCCTTCCTACAAAGGGAAGCCAGTCGCACTTTGGATCTGCTAGGGATCGTGGACACACATGTCCCAGGCATGGGCGATGCCAAGGAAGACTCTGATTTTGTCGAACAGCTTACTTCTATTTTAAGTCAATTGTTTTATTCCGGCTCCAACATATTCCATAGCGGTATCGAACATACCAGCGAATCTACATTACCCAGATTGAACATCCTGGAGATATTGCCGGATGAGCTAACTGGGGCGCTCATAGCCAATGGTAACCGAGCCGCGCCGGTCGAATTAGCGGTAATTTTGGATCCTCTGGAGGAGAGGTCACAGACTTTCCTACACTTAGTCGACCAAGTCAAATCTTTGAGCTTCCTTGACATCCGGCTTCTACTACTACCCACCAAAAAGCTCACTATCTTCCCAATACACAGGATCTATTCCGATGATGCTCTCTCGCTAAGTCCTACGGAAGCATTCACCGTGGGCAGAGAACTCCCACACTTTTTATTCCCTGAGCCTAGCAACCCTGAGGTTGCTAGCATTATTATTGAAGGATATGCATTCGACGAGAAATTGCCAGTTAGCAAGACAACCGTCGAGAGTCGTATGGATGTGTGCCTGGAACTTCTAAATGCCGAAGGTGAGGTTGTAGACTCGACCTCAACGATGAGTGTGTTTGGCTACTTCCAGTTCCTATCGCCTACCTTAGGGTATGGATTCTCCATCAGAAGCTGCAGCCCAGAATATGAAGTGACATCATTTTCAACCAATGCGAAGGCAGACTACGTCCCCAGTGCAGAAATATCCATAGTAGACGTTACTCCTCAAAGGGTCTTCGTGAAACTCCGTGGGACAGACGAAAAGGCCACAGGGCGTGATACTAATGAACAGGAGGGTATAAATATTTACGTCAATATTTATGACCGATCTGACGAAACATCTTTTAAGGAAAAGTTGTTTGCTATTCTTGCAGGCACACCGCAACATACTTCGGTAACATTTTGGCTCGCGTATGGCGCCCCGATTTCGCCCGACCTGCAAGCCGTGCTGCGCACCGCCGAAAGCTTGCCTGGTCGCCACGTAGCCTGCAAGCCCATTCGCTACGCCTGGCCCTCCTGGCTCCGTCCCCAGCGCTTCGTTGACCGCAGGCTGGACGCAGCCCGTTTGCTCTTCCTCGACGTAATGCTATCACATACTATGCGTGGCCGGCTGATCATGCTCTCCCTAACCGAAGAGCGCACTCCAGATGTCCTAGAGCTCTCTGAGCTACAGACTTCCGCGTACCTAACCATGCGCCCTCACCGTGGCCATGGCTACTGGGAGGAGGGCTACTGGCAGAACTACCTTGGTAAACATAACCTCAGGTTCTTCAACCCCTCGCGTACCTTCGTGGTCGACCTCGGTCGCTATCGTTCTCTCAGTGCTGGTGACCACCTCCGTGTTCACTATCAGAGGCTGTCTGCAGATGCAACTTCCTTATTGGACATTGACCAAGATCTGGTCAATAGtgtgcagctgctcctgaAAATTCGGCCCCTACGCATCAATAAATTCCTGCCCCCAGCAACCGGGGAATGGATTGCCGCATGGCCTAGTAATTCTGTGAATGACTGGACCGGGAACCCTCCCGACACCGAGTCAGCCTCCGAGGAAGCCCTCGACCACGACGAGCTCTAG